The proteins below come from a single Oryzias latipes chromosome 14, ASM223467v1 genomic window:
- the LOC101171271 gene encoding uncharacterized serine/threonine-protein kinase SgK494 isoform X1 codes for MGADGSKSKKSHDLPQRSSGQADEHISSGWRSFLSSVGLSIPASLCRLAPPALRLSHHRMLHDKIPEVPEHVLRLAGVGPGKLRSEWSLPGFVSVFLPEFPHRPVPGHEHFQVLGYIAKGSFGPILKVKDKAKQKMYAVKVIPKSEILKLGVLEQSKEEVIIQRQVRHPFVHELQDCWQTQRHLYIMCDYCSTGDLYTYWQMIGQFSEDTVRVFAAELGCALGFLHDFGVIHRDVKMENILLTDNGHLRLADFGLSRRLERGGRAFTICGTIQYMAPEVLSGGPYNHAADWWSLGILLFSLTTGKFPVPPEPDHCSMLRKVRSFPYEMPLSFSSQLSLLLSELLCKTPSRRLRTLDRFKRQTFFHQSTFDLELMQRRPVEVILELRERPDRAAKARRGLTLSLQPLKGFDYDSLLSPPPTPDPQLDTSTPSRTLAPPLPGPPRQLPQEKRARREVFV; via the exons ATGGGGGCCGACGGTAGTAAAAGCAAGAAG TCCCATGATCTTCCCCAGAGGTCTTCAGGACAGGCAGATGAGCACATTTCGTCGGGATGGCGCAGCTTCCTCTCCAGCGTGGGTCTGTCCATCCCAGCAAGCCTCTGTCGTCTGGCTCCACCTGCCCTGCGCCTCAGCCATCACCGAATGCTCCACGACAAGATTCCCGAAGTCCCAGAGCACGTGCTGAGGTTGGCAGGAGTCGGGCCGGGTAAGCTGAGGTCAGAGTGGAGCCTGCCAGGGTTTGTGTCCGTGTTCCTGCCTGAATTCCCCCACAGACCTGTGCCTGGGCATGAACACTTTCAG GTGTTGGGTTACATTGCCAAAGGTTCGTTTGGGCCCATTCTGAAAGTAAAGGACAAAGCCAAGCAGAAAATGTACGCCGTTAAA GTTATACCTAAATCTGAGATTCTGAAGCTGGGAGTCCTGGAGCAGTCAAAGGAAGAAGTTATAATCCAG CGTCAGGTTCGTCACCCATTTGTCCATGAGCTCCAGGACTGCTGGCAGACTCAGCGCCACCTCTACATTA TGTGCGACTACTGCAGCACAGGCGACTTGTACACTTACTGGCAGATGATTGGTCAGTTTTCAGAGGACACGGTGCGAGTGTTTGCAGCAGAGCTGGGATGTGCACTTG GGTTTTTACACGATTTTGGAGTCATTCACAGAGATGTGAAG atggAGAATATCTTGTTGACAGACAACG GCCACCTCCGCCTGGCTGACTTTGGTTTGTCCCGTCGCCTGGAGAGAGGAGGGAGAGCCTTCACCATATGTGGAACCATCCAGTATATGG CCCCGGAGGTGCTGAGCGGCGGACCCTACAACCACGCAGCTGATTGGTGGTCTCTGGGGATTCTGCTCTTCTCTCTGACCACTGGGAAG TTCCCTGTGCCTCCAGAACCAGATCACTGCAGTATGTTGAGGAAAGTGAGGAGTTTTCCATATGAAATGCCGCTAAGCTTCAGCTCCCAACTGTCGTTGTTATTGAGTGAG CTTTTATGCAAGACTCCGTCCCGCCGACTGAGGACCCTCGACCGCTTCAAGCGACAAACCTTCTTTCACCAGTCAACATTTGACCTTGAGCTCATGCAGCGTCGGCCTGTGGAG GTGATTTTGGAGCTCAGAGAAAGACCGGACCGAGCTGCTAAGGCTCGCAGAGGCCTCACTTTGTCCCTGCAGCCCCTGAAGGGCTTCGACTATGACTCCCTCCTTAGCCCTCCTCCCACGCCGGACCCGCAGCTGGACACGAGCACTCCCTCTCGCACACTTGCACCCCCACTGCCCGGCCCGCCACGGCAGCTACCTCAGGAAAAACGTGCACGCAGGGAAGTGTTTGTGTAA
- the LOC101171271 gene encoding uncharacterized serine/threonine-protein kinase SgK494 isoform X2, whose amino-acid sequence MGADGSKSKKRSSGQADEHISSGWRSFLSSVGLSIPASLCRLAPPALRLSHHRMLHDKIPEVPEHVLRLAGVGPGKLRSEWSLPGFVSVFLPEFPHRPVPGHEHFQVLGYIAKGSFGPILKVKDKAKQKMYAVKVIPKSEILKLGVLEQSKEEVIIQRQVRHPFVHELQDCWQTQRHLYIMCDYCSTGDLYTYWQMIGQFSEDTVRVFAAELGCALGFLHDFGVIHRDVKMENILLTDNGHLRLADFGLSRRLERGGRAFTICGTIQYMAPEVLSGGPYNHAADWWSLGILLFSLTTGKFPVPPEPDHCSMLRKVRSFPYEMPLSFSSQLSLLLSELLCKTPSRRLRTLDRFKRQTFFHQSTFDLELMQRRPVEVILELRERPDRAAKARRGLTLSLQPLKGFDYDSLLSPPPTPDPQLDTSTPSRTLAPPLPGPPRQLPQEKRARREVFV is encoded by the exons ATGGGGGCCGACGGTAGTAAAAGCAAGAAG AGGTCTTCAGGACAGGCAGATGAGCACATTTCGTCGGGATGGCGCAGCTTCCTCTCCAGCGTGGGTCTGTCCATCCCAGCAAGCCTCTGTCGTCTGGCTCCACCTGCCCTGCGCCTCAGCCATCACCGAATGCTCCACGACAAGATTCCCGAAGTCCCAGAGCACGTGCTGAGGTTGGCAGGAGTCGGGCCGGGTAAGCTGAGGTCAGAGTGGAGCCTGCCAGGGTTTGTGTCCGTGTTCCTGCCTGAATTCCCCCACAGACCTGTGCCTGGGCATGAACACTTTCAG GTGTTGGGTTACATTGCCAAAGGTTCGTTTGGGCCCATTCTGAAAGTAAAGGACAAAGCCAAGCAGAAAATGTACGCCGTTAAA GTTATACCTAAATCTGAGATTCTGAAGCTGGGAGTCCTGGAGCAGTCAAAGGAAGAAGTTATAATCCAG CGTCAGGTTCGTCACCCATTTGTCCATGAGCTCCAGGACTGCTGGCAGACTCAGCGCCACCTCTACATTA TGTGCGACTACTGCAGCACAGGCGACTTGTACACTTACTGGCAGATGATTGGTCAGTTTTCAGAGGACACGGTGCGAGTGTTTGCAGCAGAGCTGGGATGTGCACTTG GGTTTTTACACGATTTTGGAGTCATTCACAGAGATGTGAAG atggAGAATATCTTGTTGACAGACAACG GCCACCTCCGCCTGGCTGACTTTGGTTTGTCCCGTCGCCTGGAGAGAGGAGGGAGAGCCTTCACCATATGTGGAACCATCCAGTATATGG CCCCGGAGGTGCTGAGCGGCGGACCCTACAACCACGCAGCTGATTGGTGGTCTCTGGGGATTCTGCTCTTCTCTCTGACCACTGGGAAG TTCCCTGTGCCTCCAGAACCAGATCACTGCAGTATGTTGAGGAAAGTGAGGAGTTTTCCATATGAAATGCCGCTAAGCTTCAGCTCCCAACTGTCGTTGTTATTGAGTGAG CTTTTATGCAAGACTCCGTCCCGCCGACTGAGGACCCTCGACCGCTTCAAGCGACAAACCTTCTTTCACCAGTCAACATTTGACCTTGAGCTCATGCAGCGTCGGCCTGTGGAG GTGATTTTGGAGCTCAGAGAAAGACCGGACCGAGCTGCTAAGGCTCGCAGAGGCCTCACTTTGTCCCTGCAGCCCCTGAAGGGCTTCGACTATGACTCCCTCCTTAGCCCTCCTCCCACGCCGGACCCGCAGCTGGACACGAGCACTCCCTCTCGCACACTTGCACCCCCACTGCCCGGCCCGCCACGGCAGCTACCTCAGGAAAAACGTGCACGCAGGGAAGTGTTTGTGTAA